AATTGCACGTGCGCAGAAACTATACTAACTGGGCTTTACTGGGCCTTAAGAATCTTTGATTGGGCCTAAATTAGGTTATTAGAGTCGTTATAACATTTTGGAAGAAGCCCGACGTGCTTCACCAATCACCATCTCGATCAAATTGAGATTTTTCGTTGGGGCGATCGAAGATGGCAAGTGAAGGGGCGAAGGATCCATGGAAAGGAGAAGAGTGGGGGACGAGTGAGAATCATAATCAGAATCAGAAGAAGCCAAGTGGTGTAAAAATGGTGGCGAGAGCGAGAAAACAGATGCCGAGGGGACTCGAAGAGAAGTACGAAGCTTACTTCCTGCCGAGAAAGCCATGGCCATCGACTCTTGCCTTCTACGGAAGCTTCATACTTGGTGGGATCGGTGCTGGTATGCTTATAGAAGCTTGGATCAACAAAAAGGTCAAAGAAGATGGAGGAGTCGTTTGGGAATTCGACAAGAAGTGAAAAGAGAATGCGATTCAAGTCTTTCAGATGTTTCTGGGTTTGTGTTTTAAATTTGTTGTTGCAAGAAAAGGCATTTTATCTGTAGACAAAAGACTCTCGCTTGTTTTAGAACTACGCTGTGATAAGATACGCGACCAGACATGTTTCAAACTGAAACGCATTTAAGTTGTTCGACGAAATGCTTCCTAGGACAAAATGTTTCAAACAGTTTCTTACATAGTAACGACAAAAGCAAATATGATGAACCCACCAATGTTTACACTAGCAACACAACTACTTCAACGgttttgtatttgtttattttttaagaacGACCCCATCCTCTCTTACAAAATACATGCCACAGCTTTTGATTTCTCTCACTCAAGATCACGAGATGTGTTTACAGTTTCTTCCCGCGGAAGAGTCCAATGAGCGCATCAGGAGCGCTCTCGAGCCCATCAGCAACATCTTCGACATATATACTGAAGCACAAACTCCAATTCAGAGTAATTGTGGAAGTAATCAATGGCGTTAAACCCTTGAATACGTATTTGTTTGTAGGCGATGAAGCAGAGGTTGTATACTGCCTTCCTTCAGAATCTGCATATTGTACTGCTAAATCATTCAACATGCTGTGGCGGTCTCATGTTGAAACATCACGGTCTGCGTCCAGCAATTTGCCTCCCACATtctccaaatatatatatgacaatgcCTACAGGGAAACACCTTGAAAAAGAGAGAATCTTTGTTTGTTTAACCGGTGGGTTTAGTCGTTCATTTGATTTTTGAATATAGAAGAAGAGATCTTTACTTACCTCTTTAAGCCATTAAGATCGTTTTCTTCCTCGTAGTTGAATGCAACATCGAATCCAAACTTGTTCTTGAATGCAAAGAGTTATAGAGAAGCAAGCTAAATGTAAAACCAATGAATTCGAAACTAGTTGCATAAGCTGCGCTATTAAGTGCGATGCAAGTAATGTGGTAAATAGGATTCTGGAAGGTGATAATATTCGAAACCATACCAAACCAATTCAATTGCtctttttaatgtaatttttgtctTACAGAAACAataaaggagaagaagagagaagctgTCTTTGTATATGGATAAATATTCTTAGTTATCCCAAAACACAACATTAACTAAATCTTGCCTTTCACTCACGAGCAACCACAACGACTTGCTTCCCAACGTTCTTACCATAGAAGAGTCCAACAAGAGCTTCAGGACCTTTCTCGAGTCCTTCAGCTACATCTTCCACGTAAgctatcttctcttctttgatACACGGAATCACAAACTCCAGAAACTTTGAGTATTTGTCGAAGAAATCAAAGACTACAAAGCCTTGAATGCGGATTCTCTTGTAGATTATGCTGGTTAGATTGTGCACACCTTCTTGATCCTCAAGGTTGTATTGTGAGATCATTCCACATACAGCGATACGCCCGTGCATGTTCATGTTTGAGAGCACCGCGTCAAGCATTTTGCCTCCTACATTCTCAAAGTATATGTCAATGCCTTTGGGAAAACACCTAGGgacaaaaaaaggaagaagagaagttCTCATGCATTAGTACTTTAGTAGGAGTtgatataagatatatataaacatcaaATGCTTAGGAAATAAGTGggtaagaccatctccaatgtatttttctatttttatctctattttagaggaactTTATGATAGAAATGggttttactccaatgtatttctttaaaatagagatctctaaAATATAGAGTACAatatagaggaatgctatttcttcctctataaatagagaaaaaaatagcaatctccattttagaggtgaaaatagaAATGGGTTGGAGTGATTTTGactctaaatgctattatagagaCAAAAATAGGagtgggttggagatgctctaacaaCCTTTTCAGAGCAGCACTAAGGTCTTGTTCTTCCTTGTAGTTAAATGCATCATCAAACCCAAACTTGTTTTTGAGGAGATCAACCTAATCATCACAAAAATAAGCAAAAGGCAAGGCAAGTCAATCTCTTAAAGGAACACCAAGTgacaaagaaataaaactagTGTTGGAAAAAATATCCCAAACTGAAACTTATGAAAagactaaaataatatataagaaatttgGATCAATCCACCCCGGTTGATTTTAAGTCGGAAACCCATGATACTTT
This genomic stretch from Raphanus sativus cultivar WK10039 chromosome 3, ASM80110v3, whole genome shotgun sequence harbors:
- the LOC130509411 gene encoding uncharacterized protein LOC130509411, whose translation is MASEGAKDPWKGEEWGTSENHNQNQKKPSGVKMVARARKQMPRGLEEKYEAYFLPRKPWPSTLAFYGSFILGGIGAGMLIEAWINKKVKEDGGVVWEFDKK